From Draconibacterium halophilum, one genomic window encodes:
- a CDS encoding glycoside hydrolase family 16 protein, with protein sequence MTRINHTKTILIKLFLIICFFVGCSCYASKKEDLEKTVPKDFQLIWEDNFDTDGYPDPRNWSFEYGFVRNRELQWYKPQNAYCVNGHLTIEGKRENTYNPNYNPLSDDWRTNRSRAEYSSACLITKDLQEWFPFGYFEIRAKINVSNGAWPAIWMLGTKQNWPYCGEIDIMEFYRINNVPHILANAAWGSEIKYQPHWDDAKIPLKHFTQADPDWAEKFHTWSMHWDEEQISIYIDDELLNQVDLKQTINPDGGNPFTSDQKFYLLLNLAIGGNGGDPALTEFPIRFQVDYVRVYKATTETN encoded by the coding sequence ATGACTCGTATTAACCATACGAAAACTATTCTTATTAAGCTGTTTCTAATTATATGCTTTTTTGTTGGGTGCAGTTGCTATGCCTCCAAAAAAGAAGATTTAGAAAAAACAGTTCCCAAAGACTTTCAACTTATTTGGGAGGATAATTTTGATACCGACGGTTATCCTGATCCGCGAAACTGGAGTTTCGAATATGGTTTTGTGCGCAACCGGGAGCTTCAATGGTATAAACCACAAAATGCGTATTGCGTTAACGGCCATTTAACCATAGAAGGAAAGAGAGAAAACACGTATAACCCAAATTATAATCCGCTTAGCGACGACTGGCGCACGAATCGTTCGCGCGCTGAGTATTCATCAGCATGCCTTATTACTAAAGATCTTCAAGAGTGGTTCCCGTTTGGCTACTTTGAAATAAGAGCAAAGATTAATGTATCGAACGGTGCATGGCCTGCAATATGGATGTTGGGGACCAAGCAAAACTGGCCTTATTGCGGCGAGATAGATATTATGGAGTTTTATCGAATTAACAATGTACCACACATTTTAGCTAATGCTGCATGGGGATCGGAAATCAAATACCAGCCCCACTGGGACGATGCCAAAATACCGTTAAAGCATTTTACACAAGCCGATCCCGACTGGGCCGAAAAATTCCACACCTGGTCGATGCATTGGGATGAAGAACAGATCAGCATTTATATTGATGATGAATTGTTGAACCAAGTCGATCTGAAACAAACTATTAACCCTGACGGCGGTAACCCTTTTACCTCCGATCAGAAATTCTACTTACTACTTAATCTGGCAATTGGAGGCAATGGCGGAGATCCTGCGCTTACCGAGTTCCCAATTCGATTCCAAGTTGATTATGTAAGAGTATACAAAGCAACCACAGAAACCAACTAA